GCTCCCATTGCTCTCGAACCGCGTCCGGCTGGCAGCCGCCGCGGGACTCACGCTGCTCTCCATCGCCATCGCGCACGCCGAAGAGGCGGCCGCGCCGGTCATCGACTCGGGCGACACCGCCTGGGTCCTCACCGCCTCGGCGCTCGTCCTCATGATGACGCTGCCGGGCCTCGCGCTCTTCTACGGCGGGCTCGTGCGCGCCAAGAACGTCTTGAACGTCCTCATGCAGTGCGTGCTCTCCGCCGGCATCGTCGGGGTGCTGTGGATCCTGGTCGGCTACAGCCTCGCCTTCGGCACCGGCAACGCGTGGATCGGCGACTTCTCGAAGCTCGGCCTCTCGGGCGTCACGCTCGAGTCGGTGACGGCGAACTTCGCGTCGCCGCCGCGCAACATCCCCGAGTACGTGTTCATCATGTTCCAGGCGATGTTCGCGATCATCACGCCCGCGCTCATCCTGGGTGCCATTGCCGAGCGCATGCGGTTCGACGTCTGGTGCGCGTTCATCGCCGTCTGGTTCCTCGTCGTCTACTGCCCGATCGCGCACATGGTCTGGGCGTCCGAGGGGTGGATCTTCAAGGCGAGCGCGATCGATTTCGCCGGTGGGCTGGTCGTCCACATGTCGAGCGGCTTCTCGGCGATCGTCGCCGCCGTCATGCTCGGCAAGCGCCGGGGGCTCGGGCGCGACCCGATGGCGCCGCACAGCTTGCCCCTGTGCCTCGTCGGCGCCGGGCTCCTGTGGACCGGCTGGTTCGGCTTCAACGCCGGCAGCGCGCTCAGCGCGAGCCCGCTCGCGGCGCTGGCGTTCCTCAACACGAGCACCGCGGCGTCCATGGCCGTGGTCACCTGGGCGGTGATCGAATGGGCCCACCGCGGCAAGCCGACCGCGCTCGGCGGCGCCACGGCGGCGGTCGCCGGCCTGGTCGCGATCACGCCTGCGTGCGGCAACGTGGCCCCGGCGGGCGCGCTCGCGATCGGCGTCGGCGTGTCCGTCATCTCGTACGCCGCGTGCACGTTCTTGAAGCCGGCCTTCGGCTACGACGACTCCCTCGACGTCTTCGGCGTGCGCGCGCTCGGCGGCGCCTGGGGCGCCCTCGCCTCGGGCATCTTCGCCGTGACGCTCGGGTCGGGGATCGAGAGCAATGCGCAGCAGATCGTGGTGCAGCTGAAGGGCATCGTCTTCGTCGCGCTCTTCGCGCCGCTCGCGACGGCCGTCATCCTCGGCGTCCTGCAGGTCGCGTTCGGATCGCTGCGGGTCTCCGACGAGGCCGAGATGGAAGGTCTCGACCTCTCCGAGCACAGC
The sequence above is a segment of the Candidatus Eisenbacteria bacterium genome. Coding sequences within it:
- a CDS encoding ammonium transporter, translated to MTSTLPLLSNRVRLAAAAGLTLLSIAIAHAEEAAAPVIDSGDTAWVLTASALVLMMTLPGLALFYGGLVRAKNVLNVLMQCVLSAGIVGVLWILVGYSLAFGTGNAWIGDFSKLGLSGVTLESVTANFASPPRNIPEYVFIMFQAMFAIITPALILGAIAERMRFDVWCAFIAVWFLVVYCPIAHMVWASEGWIFKASAIDFAGGLVVHMSSGFSAIVAAVMLGKRRGLGRDPMAPHSLPLCLVGAGLLWTGWFGFNAGSALSASPLAALAFLNTSTAASMAVVTWAVIEWAHRGKPTALGGATAAVAGLVAITPACGNVAPAGALAIGVGVSVISYAACTFLKPAFGYDDSLDVFGVRALGGAWGALASGIFAVTLGSGIESNAQQIVVQLKGIVFVALFAPLATAVILGVLQVAFGSLRVSDEAEMEGLDLSEHSESAYGLSSGSVVGLEPIGEAHAMTMVAHEKRPA